Genomic window (Sphingomonas sp. S1-29):
CGCCAGTGTAAATCGTGCCTCAGCGGCAAGACCAACCTCTGCACCGCGATCCGCGCGACGCAAGGGAAAGGGCTGATGCCCGACGGCACGACGCGCTTCAGCCACAAGGGCCAGCCGATCTACCATTATATGGGCTGCTCGACCTTTTCGAACTTCACCGTGCTGCCCGAGATCGCGGTCGCCAAGATCCGCGACGACGCGCCGTTCAAGACCAGCTGCTATATCGGCTGCGGGGTGACCACCGGCGTCGGCGCGGTGGTGAATACCGCCAAGGTGCAGGTCGGCGACACCGTGATCGTCTTCGGCCTGGGTGGCATCGGCCTGAACGTGCTGCAGGGCGCGCGGCTGGCAGGGGCGGGGATGATCGTCGGCGTCGACATCAATCCCGATCGCGAGGCATGGGGCCGCCAGTTCGGCATGACCCATTTCGTGAACCCCAAGGACGTCGGCGGCGATATCGTCGCGCATCTGGTGGCGCTCACCGACGGCGGGGCTGATTACACCTTCGACTGCACCGGCAACACCGACGTGATGCGCCAGGCGCTCGAGGCGTGCCATCGTGGCTGGGGTACGAGCATCATCATCGGCGTCGCCGAGGCGGGCAAGGAGATCAGCACGCGGCCGTTCCAGCTCGTCACCGGGCGCAACTGGCGCGGCACCGCGTTCGGCGGCGCGCGCGGGCGCACCGACGTCCCCAAGATCGTCGACTGGTACATGGACGGCAAGATCGCGATCGACCCGATGATCACGCACGTGCTGACGCTCGACGAGATCAACAAGGGGTTCGACCTGATGCATGCGGGCGAGAGCATCCGCAGCGTCGTGGTGTATTAAGCAGCGTACCGCCCCGGGATTGGACCGGGATGGGCGACAATAAGGAGGGGAAGACGATGTTCAGCCATGTGATGCTCGGCACCGACGATATCGATGCCTCGAAGG
Coding sequences:
- a CDS encoding S-(hydroxymethyl)glutathione dehydrogenase/class III alcohol dehydrogenase, coding for MKTRAAVAFEAKQPLEIVELDLEGPKAGEVLVEIMATGICHTDAYTLDGLDSEGIFPSVLGHEGAGIVREVGAGVTSVAPGDHVIPLYTPECRQCKSCLSGKTNLCTAIRATQGKGLMPDGTTRFSHKGQPIYHYMGCSTFSNFTVLPEIAVAKIRDDAPFKTSCYIGCGVTTGVGAVVNTAKVQVGDTVIVFGLGGIGLNVLQGARLAGAGMIVGVDINPDREAWGRQFGMTHFVNPKDVGGDIVAHLVALTDGGADYTFDCTGNTDVMRQALEACHRGWGTSIIIGVAEAGKEISTRPFQLVTGRNWRGTAFGGARGRTDVPKIVDWYMDGKIAIDPMITHVLTLDEINKGFDLMHAGESIRSVVVY